The DNA sequence TGGTAAGCTATTTCTACTGTTGCCCCAAGTCCACCCCATGCTTTCTGGCCTCTCACACTGTCACACATGGGCTGTATCTAAGGGACTGCAGGGAGTACAGTTTGGCTGGACCAAGGAGTGAGGACGCCGGTGAGATGATATGGAGAAAGTTAGTTGGAGTCAGATTATtaaaggccttgaatgccaagctaaaGAATTtagattttctctttgacctgggaatcctgcattttggctataatgttcctaggacttttcatttgggagtttctttcaggaagtgactggtggattctttctatttccatgatgccctctgattctaagagtcgggcagttttcttttatgacttTTCAGAACATCATACCTAGGGTCTTCTTTTGGACCATTGATTCTGACTTGGTCCCTATCAATCCGCTGGCCAAGTGGGGGAATCACTCTGAACTACAGCGTTAGTTTCACACCTACTGACTTCCTTTTGGTCTAGGATTTCTGCCCTAATTTCTCTGCAGGCTGGGCTATGGTTAgaacctctctcctttctccacctcccttcctctctgtcttagtcttttttcccctgctttcctgctCTGTGCCTGGATTCTGGGCACACCACTGCCCAGGCAGCTACTGGCTTATGAACTTCTCAGGGCCTCTCTCCCCGGGGATGCCACCCTCAGTCTGCTCTCAGGTTAAGTCTATCCTAGATTTATGGTCCTGCAATGGGCAGTGGGTCACAAAGCTGCAGGGTCCCAGGATGGCTCTAATAATAGGCAGAGGGGAGCCGTGTTGTTGTTTAGGAGACTTGAGCCTGTTTGGAAACAAAGGAGGAGAAaccagaggaaagggagagagttaAAAAGCAAGAGGTAAAGGGGGATTCAGGCCAATAGGTGCTGAAGCTAGCAGTCATTGCCTGCAGAAGACAGAGGTAGAAGACTAGGCTGGAAACCAGCTTCTCCAGGGGACCAGTGTTCGTGTCGTGTTCACATGCACTGAAGAGAATAGACAGAGCCTTTTTTTTCctacaaaggtgtgtgtgtgtgtgtgtgtgtgtgtgtgtgtgtgtgtgtgtgtgtgtgtgtgtgtgtgggggggatggggaggagtaGTACactctcctgactcagtttctgcTAAAGAAGGCACATAAAATGTTTGGAGAACGGTATTCATCACCATCGCTATAAAACCCACCAATAGCTCCCAAGAAAGGAGAAATTCCCCCCAATCTcaatctctcttttccccttatttcccatactccctctctcctttctttctccctccctcctttctcattttccctccttccctcttttttccttctttccatacttctattcccctccctcttcttcttttctccatctctttctaaCCCAATCTTTCTCCTCGcctgtcttcccctccccatcttgtctttctcttctttttgaattttcCCCTCAGATATGGATTCTGTCTGAGTTGTTTTATGGAAAAGCTCAGCCAAGGGGGACTTCTAGCAAAGGATTAAGAATTGATTTGAAGGGACCCATACAGGCAATTCGTTGTTATCAATGATTGAAACCAGCTTGCACGTATTCAGGTCATCCCAGACTTGAGAATGAATCAACAGAACCAGGTTTGCAGAGAGTGTGTTTAATGGAATGCTTGAAATAGTCACAGATAATCCCACAACTCCCCCAACAAAGACAGGTAAACCCCTCCATTCCAGAGCCAGCTTCTTTCACTCAATCTGGAAGGTTCCTCTGACTAAACTGCCCTGTTCTAGGTGAGGCAGGGTGTGATCCATGTTACTCCTGGGGGATACAAGTTAGAGGGAGGATTAAAGCTAGGAAAGGGGGGGgaaccttcctttctcttacctCCATGGCAGACCAAGTGAGGAATCACAGAAAGTCTTACATTACAGTGTCACTAATAGCAGGGGTGACTGAGATGTCAGACAGAGAAAGGGGTGGTGGACTAGAAGGGAAAGGGGTTAGGAGAAAGTTATGGGAAGAAGCTATTCAGAGCAAGCCTAACCCATTAGTACAGCTGCTGAGTGTCACAACCCAGAACCTCCACCCTCAAAGCAATATGGTTGACCCAGCTCCAGGGATGAATCCTCAGGAGTCTGGCAAACAGTGGAGGCTCCACAGGGTTCACCACAGGGCTGGAATGATCCTGATTCCCCTtgaagatctgaaaaaaaaaaaaaagaggtgtttTGTGACTCAGGGAAAAGCAGAGGAAGCATCATCTAAGCACTTGACTTTGGCCAAGTAGAGAAAGGACAGATCCCAAAGGGGATACTAAGGAAGAGGCAACTGAAAGGGATGGGTCATATAACCCTGGGTCACAAAGTGTGTCTCACTTCCCTTCTGTGGCAAAGGAGCAGGGGGGCTGTGATGGATGGCCCTGCAGGTCCCCCGGCAACTCGACAGGCTCAGATCCTTCAGGGATCTGAGGGTCCACTCAACAAGAGGGAGGCTTTGTGCAGGAAGGATCCCTGGCAGAGAAGCAGGACCAAACCCCAAGAGAGCCTCAGCTTTGCCTCAACCAGAAATGGGCTGGGGAACTGGAGCCTCACCTTCTTCAGCTCAGGATCCAGCCATTCCTGCCTAGTCCCTTTCTAGGAACTCTCCCCACTGCCTCCCAGGTATTTCCAATTTTGAACACAGAAGGGCCTTAGGGCTGGGTTTCAtcacttttcttttgtttggtgAGTCCTGGATCCCAGGGGGTGGGGAAGCCTGTGATGTttttctcagaatagtgtttttaaaggcataaagtAGGATTCCAAGATAAACCAAGTCTACTGAAATAgttttatcaaaatgtttttaaaactgCAAcaactcaaggtcatacagcccaAGTTAAGAGCCCCTCCCTGCCTTGCATCTTGCTTTCCGTACCTGTTCCCCTACCAGAGCTTGTAAGTGGTGATGGGACAGACTGGTCCAGCCCTTCCCTGGCACCGTGGTCCACTCCCTTTCCCTTGCCAAAGACTGGCAAGGTGTCTCCCATGACTTTAACTAGTACCTTTGGAAGTGAAAGGCAACACAGGGTACTTATGGGAAGCAGAGGtttttctgggttcaaatcctctctctggcACTCACTATATgcgtgaccttggaaaagtcactatATCTGCTaagtttctttttcctcatgagtaaaatcAATGAGTGAGaaagtattaagtgcctactatgtgtgaagcactggagatatatacagaaaagcaagacagtccctccTCTCAAGTAGCTAATGGTCTAACAGGGAAAACAGGTTTCAGTTGCAGGTAAGATGGAAAGACCCTACAGTCCTGAGGGTGAGTTGGCCAAACATATAGTGACGCACATTCCTCATTGTCATTTTCACCAATAAAACCATATCTGTTTTTCTCAGTGAGCCATTTAatggtgccaaggactttggtgatgAGGACTTCCTTTCTTGTTTACTCAGAAGGTATGAGCGCAACGCTTGCAGAATCAGTTACTGGACTGAATCTCCATTAGGGAAGTGTGGTTGCTCATCCCAGATGACGGCTGTAGAGGCTGGTCTGGAAGCAGGCCTTGGGATCTGTGAGATTTGGGCGAGATGGCAGGCCCTTTCTCCACAGAAGCTGCTCCTCTAGACAGATGGCTTGAGGGCCTGGGCTTAGAAGCAAGGTTGGTGGTTTTAGGGGCAGGGGGAACCACTATTGCCAAGACTCTTGAACTCCAAAGTTCTAAGGTGTCTCCACTGGAGTCTGAAAGGAGGTGGTGGCTGAGGTGGTTGGTGTACTGCAACATTCTATGCCTCTCTCTTCAGCTTCTTGCCCCATGTGTGGCAGTTGGTGGGGGTGTTGCTTGTGGGAACCTTAGTGAAGTGGCCATGCTTTCCCTAAAGGGCCTTTCTCATTCAGGGCTAGAGAACTAAAGGGCTCCAGAGGAGGAAAGTAAAGCctcagacaagttaagtgacttacccaaggccatacAGTATCAGCAAtcggccttctgactccaaatctaagcCTCTAGTTGTTATTGTTACATCCCAAATTCACATATCcaatcctcctttttctcctgagCCACAGGTTGGCATCTCCTACTGACAACAAAGGCTGTCCTGACAGTATCTCCCACTCATCTAAGTTTATTAATCATGTTTAACCTCCACACCTGTCCCTCTTCCCTCTGGTACTGTCCAGGCTAagacactgtgccaggcactgaagatagaaagaaaagcaaaaacaggggttctgtcctcaaggagctcatgatctaatgggggagacaacaagccaATAGCTATGAATATACAAGATCCATGGAGTATAAATGagagggggtgtgtgtgttcgtccttcatggCCAAAGaaaatcatgccatcagagaaatgacataacttgcacttgactttgttttgagtgagggagggctgtgcaggtcaccagctttacttctcctctagagccatctggatccagtgaccagatattcatcaggatgactggagatgacccaggatgaggcaagttaagtgacttgcccaaggtcacacagctagtgagtgtcaagtgtctgaggtgagatttgaactcaggtcttcctgactcctgcactggtgctctatccactgcatcacctagctgcctaaatgaGAGGGAATCTCTGAGGGAAAGCATTAGCAAGAGGCAGGGTGTGAGAGACTGGTGCTGGAACCAGAAAGGGAGATGTGAAGGaggccagagaagccaggaggttaGGGTAAGAAGGGAGGGCATCCCCAATGCAAAGGTATGGAGTTAGGAAATTGGGGGTTATGTTGAAGAAAGAGCAAGAGCCTTAAGAAAGGCTCTAGGCAAGGAAGTGaattgtaagaagactggaaaggttgtagaggatctcattggatcctagaggtaatagggagtcactgaagttcagTGATCAGGAAGATGGGGACTACACAGTTTCAAGTGCTGAACCCTGGCTGATCTAGTTATTTTCAAAGTAGGCCTCAAATTGTGACAGTGGGATGTGGTAGTGGAGTCCAAATCCAAACTTAAGGCATTGAACGATAGGTGAAAGGAATCTTCAAAGTAACCCTGTCCAGTCCTCTCAGGTTTCCACACAGAAAGTGAGGCCCAAGAACACAcaggctgagatttgaacccaggacctttaatttcaaatccaatgttttctgactccaaactgcTTCATTAATCAAATGAGCCCAAGAATTCACTGCCCTCAACAATGGATCTTACAACCAGATACAAATGGTACACAGAATGGGAgatagggaaaggagggaaggaggggaggaagagaagaaggggagggggacagtgaagagagagggagatggggaaggagagggagatggggaggggggaaagggaacggggagagggagggaacggggagagggaggaagagggagggaaagagagaaggaaggagggagagggagggggaaagagggaggagggagaggggaagggggagagggagagggagagacggacagacggatggatggacggatggatggatggacggacggacagacagacagacagacggacagacagacgaCCGACCAACCGACCACTGACTAGGCCAAGTTCAACCAAAATTCCACTGTAGATGAAATTTGTTAGTGGTGTCTTTCCTGACAACTCCCTGAGCTTTCTCCCCCTTCCTGGGCTGGCTCCCATGATTGGGACCTTCTCCTTTCAAACCTGTTTCCTGCCCTGCAAGGTTTTTGGggagatcaaataagaaaattccCAGGAGGCAGTCTTAATCTTAGAGGAGATGCTTGATGAATATTTGTTAACTGGATAAGGAAATTAATGAAGGAGATGAAAAGGAATGAACTGTTCACTCAGGGTAGGCCCATGAGGTAACCCTTCTGGGGAACCTTAAATCACATCACAGAGTTGATCCACCTACCCAGTCTGAGTAGGTCCAACCTCACTAGAGAGGGCAAAAAGCCGTCCTCAATTCAGCCCTTTTCTGGTGTTCACAGTCCATTGATTTAGGGCCCTTTTGGCCATGTTACCTGAGctcaagctccctgagggcaatcAGCTGTGCCTCCCACCATGCTACCAAATGAGGTAccatctgtaaagcatttagcactgtgcctgccatactgcttaataaatacatattcctTTCTCTCGTGCCCCCGTCCCCAGTGCTCTCTTGGTGCTCAACAGAGACTGGGAATTGAAAGCTATGTGCCCTCCACTGAGTGGTGTGTCACTGCATCACCCTGTCCAAACCAGACTCAGAGGCCTTGCTCCCATTTCTCAAGAGCTCAACATACCTTTACTTCATTATTCTGACGGAAAAAGGTCCAGtgtttgccatcttggctgcTGGAAAGCACAAACTCTTTCACGTACATGCTGGTAAGGATGGACTTTACCCCCTGGGTTGTTACTGCAGTGATTTTCATCAGCTTCCAAAAGTCCACCTGCAGCCATTCTCTCTGCCCATTCTCCTGGGAAGAAATGGAATTGTGCTGTCGGCCAccattcccccctcccctgaAACTCAACTTAGCACCTCAAAGGAATCAGCCAAGTGCCTCCATTCCTGGACCTCATTCACACATGCAATTTCCAGAAAGGAACATAGTAAGAGAGGCTTTCAACCAGGGATGCTAAAACAGGTGCCAAAGCACTGGGCACCATCTCCAGAGTTTCAGCCCTCACTGGGCTCAAATTCTGGAGGAGACTTTGTGAGTCCTTGTGACTCTTCTCTACATGGAAGGCCTTTGTGCCAACCTACAAGACATCAGTGCCCACATAATGCTGACCCTTTCCAGTACCTTCTACCACCTCTCCCTACATCCATTCTGGTTTCCTGGGAAACAGGCCTCTTGGCTGTTTCTCAAATAAGACCTTCCATCTCTGACTCACAGCTTTCTCTGGCTGCTCCCCacacctggaatactctcctttctcatctctgcctcctggcttccttaaagtcccaGCTACAATCTCACTTTCTACAGGTTACCTTCCCCAATTCCTctagtgccccccccccccattgattATCTCAAGTTTATTCTATTTATAACTGGCTGTTTgcactgtaagctccttgagaacaagagctgttttttgcctttctttgtatcccaagtgctttAACGTAGTGCTTGGTGAATAGTACGTGCCtaattgtttattgactgacttcagTAACTGGCTGACAAGGCTGGACCCAGGAAGGTTTTCACCGGAGGCAAAACCAGGTGAATAGTATTCAGGATGGGGAGGGAGCATGGATTGTGGatagagtcacacaggtaatgaggaAGGTCGGGAGGGTAAGCAGGCCCACGAGAGAAGCCCTGTAGTAACGGAACCTAGGACATTTGTGTAGGATGGCTGCGGGACAACTGCAGCACATCAATGCAAGCCAGTTGAAGACCTCAGGGTAAAGCAGGGGGATAGAGATCACTTTAAAGTGGAAGctgcaagtccctccccccaacAATGGTGCCCTGGAGCAACGGGTTTATTTGTTCATGCTAGTCACTGGTCAGCTAGTTAAGAGAGACCTCCAACCACTGTCACTGTCTGTAAGAAAGGCCAGGTTTCCTGAACGCTTTGTGGCAAAGTCTTAATCTTCCCTGACCTTCCACACTGAATACTCTACCTAGGGAGGATATTTCATGCCATCCAGGAAATGTCTTCTTAGGCTACTTACCCGGGGCCTCCAGGCATTGGTTCGGCCTGCAAGGTTAAGTCGAGCATGGGAAGGGGCCCAATTGGCAAACACACTGGCCTTGTGGGATGAAGCTGTGACCTGTGCATCGGAGATGCTTCGATTTTCCATGCCTAATGGTAGGCTACAACCTGgatggaagtggggaggggatgagggaatCACCATCAGAAGTGTCAGGCTGGGTCTAGTGCCCAACCACCTCCTCCCCGTGGTTTCAGTTCCACTTCATTTCACCCCTTTCTCTTAGGATGGTGAGCTCAGCCCCTAATTTGAGAACTCCCCCAAAGGCTCTGGTGATGATGGAACTCCTTCTAGTGCAGAGGTGGCTGGAACCTGGTAAACATCCCTGAGGCACGCCATCAACGATTTCCAAGGCCCAGATTACCCATTGGGGGAACTCTGGAGTACTCACTGTCCAGCTCACAGCCAATCAGCTCCATTCGCAGAGTGCTGCGCACGCTAAAGTGGGAGGGCTGGAGACGAATGTATTGGGAGATGATAGGAGGGTCAAACACATTGTCTTTGATCCCAGATGCATCTACGTTCCCAAAGAAGACCTGCAAGGCAGTGTAGTCATGAAGGACCTCCAGGGCAGAGGCTGGAGGACTGAGGAGCAGAGGTGCCCGCCCCAGAGTCTAGCCACGGATTCCCACAGCAACTCCCACACCTGGCTAGCCCAGCTTCTCTTAAAACCATAACGTCGTTAGAAATCTTCCCTCACCACGAACTTAGGGAGTAGAGCCAGAACCTGTCCTTTGCCCATTCCCCATCCCACCCAATCTTATACCCAGTCCTCTCCTCCCCGAGGCAATCATCCTCTCCCCATGCCTCTTCTCGTGCCTGACACACTCATAACCGTGGCTCTTGTGCCCACCCTCCCTACCCTTGTCAACGAGGTGCTGGTGCCAGTTGACCTCGTACAAGGTATCCCTACGATCGTTCCGGAGGTGCACGTCCCCACGGCGCTCGTGCCCGGACCCGACCTCCTCTGCCTACCCTACTTTAGTCCCTGAGGCACTCCTATCCGAAAGGGTTATCTACAAAACACACACCCCTGTGCTACAGGCACTCATCCCCATGACCCCCTGTCTGCTGAGCTCCTGCCCGCCCCGCCAACCCCGCTTACGTGAGGTGCTGGTGCACGTTGAGCTCGTGCTAACTATCCGTATTAACAGCGTCCCCGTGGTGCTCGTCCCTGAGGCGCTCGTGCACGCTGAGCTAGTTCCAGCCATTCCCCACGCGCGTTCTGGAGGTGCACGGTCCCGTGGCGCTCAAATCCGTAGCCGCCCTCCTTCTGTGCCTCCCCTACTCTAGTCCCTGAGACGCTCCTGTCCGAAAGGGTGAGCCACAAAACCCAGCCCCCAAACACACACAGCACCCTCTGCTACAGGTAGTTATCAGGGTACCCTCCTTCCTGCTGAGCCTCCTCCCAGAGGCGCTCGTGCTCGGTGATGTCGTGCTCGCCCTCCCTACCGCCCTGCTGGAGGGGCTCGTCCTCGTGGGGCGCGTCCCCAAGCCGCTCGCGCACGTTCAACCCGTGCCCGTACTcgccctctttctctgtcttccacaCTCCCGTGCCTGAGGCAGCACTCCTGCCCGCTACAGTGGTCTATTACCACCAAGACCTGTCCCCCTCCCCAAGCAGGCTCCCCTCCATGAGACAATCATCCCCGTGCCCTCTAGCCTGCTGAGCTCCTGGCCGCCCCCCTCCTCCGAGGGGTGCTCCTGCCCAGTGAGCTCGTGCCCCTTTATCTCGTACCCGCCTTCCGTAATCACTTCCCAGAAGCACTCGGTAATGTGATGTTAGCAAACGTGGTTCTGGTGGGCACTCGCCCCCCTTCTCTGCTTACCCCACTCTAGTGCGTGAGGCACTCCTGCCTGAAACAGTCATCTTcataccaccaccacctcccaacCCCCAAAAACCCACATCACACTCTCCTTCAAGAACTCATCCCCGTGTGTTCCTCGTGCCTGCTGAGCTCCTGCCCGCCCCTCCTCCACCCTGAGGTGCTGATGCACTTTGGGCTCGTCTCAGCCATCCCTACCCGCGACCCCGAGGTGCACGTCCCCGAGGCGCTCGTGCACGCTGAGCTAGTTCCAGCCATCCCTACCCGCGTCCTGGAGGTGCATATCCCCGTGGCGCTCATATCCGTACCCGCCCTCCTTCTCTGCTTACCCTACTCTAGTCCCTGAGACGCTCCTGTCCGAAAGGGTGAGCCACAAAACCCagcccccaaacacacacaccacCCTCTGCTACAGGCAGTTATCAGGGTACCCCCCCTTCCTACTGAGCTTCTGCCTGCCTACCCTCCTCCCAGGGGTGCTCGTGCCCGGTGAGCTCGTGCTCGCCCTCACTAATGTCCATCTGGAGGGGCTCGTCACCGAACCGCTCGTGCACGTTCAACCCGTGCTCGTACTCGCCTTCCACATTCTAGTGCCTGAGGCCGCATTCCTGCCCGCTACAGTGGTCTAATACCACCAagaccccttcccctccccaagcaGGCTCCCCTCCATGAGACAATCATCCCCGTGCCCTCCAGCCTGCTGAGCTCCGGGCCGCCTCCCCTCCTCCGAAGGGTGCTCCTTACCCGATGAGCTCGTGCCCGTTTATCTCGTACCCGCCTTCCGTACTCACTTCCCAGAAGCACTTGGTAATTTGACGTTCGCAAACGTGGTTCTGGTGGGCACTCGCCCCCCGTCTCTGCTTACTCCACTCTAGTCTGTGAGGCACTCCTGCCTGAAACAGTCATCTCCATACCACCACCATCTCCGCACCCCGAAAAACACACACCACACTCTCCTTGAAGAGCTCATCGCCGCGTTTCTCCTGcctgctccccaccccttccGTTCGATGCTGGTGTACGTTGAGCTCGTGCCAGCCATCCCTACACGCATCCCCGAGGTGCACATCCCCGTGGCGCTAGTCCCTGAGCCATTCGTGCCAGCTATCCCTACCCGCGTCCTGGAGATGCACATACCAGCCCTCCTCTGCCTACCCTACTCTAGTCCCTTTGGCACTCGTCTGAAAGGGTAGATATACCCTTTGGTAGATATACCAAACCCACATTACCCTCTGTTACGGGCATTCATCCCCCTGCTCTCCTGCATGCTGAGTTACTACCcgcccctcctccttctctgcttACCCCACTCTAGACCGTGAGGCACTCCGCCTGAAAGTCATCTCCATCCCACCGCCACCACCCCCCCACCCACAAAAACACACACCACACTTTCCTTCAAGTGCTCCTCCCCGTGTTTCTCCTGCCTGCTTCCCACCCCTTCCATGAGGTGCTTGGTGCACGTTGAGCTCGTGCCAGCCATCCCTACCCGCGTCCTGGAGGTGCATATCCCCGTGGCGCTCATATCCGTAGCCGCCCTCCTTCTCTGCCTACCCTACTCTAGTCCCTGAGACGCTCCTGTCCGAAAGGGTGAGCCACAAAACCCagcccccaaacacacacaccacCCTCTGCTACAGGCAGTTATCAGGGTACCCTCCTTCCTGCTGAGCCTCCTCCCAGAGGCGCTCGTGCTCGGTGATGTCGTGCTCGCCCTCCCTACCGCCCTGCTGGAGGGGCTCGTCCTCGTGGGGCGCGTCCCCAAGCCGCTCGCGCACGTTCAACCCGTGCCCGTACTcgccctctttctctgtcttccacaCTCCCGTGCCTGAGGCAGCACTCCTGCCCGCTACAGTGGTCTATTACCACCAAGACCTGTCCCCCTCCCCAAGCAGGCTCCCCTCCATGAGACAATCATCCCCGTGCCCTCTAGCCTGCTGAGCTCCTGCTAGCCATCCCTACACGCGTCCCCAAGGTCTACGTCCCCGTGGCCCACGTCCCCTTGGCGCTCGTGCCCGTACCCGCCCTCCTCTGTCTACCCTACTCTAGTCCCTGAGGCACTCCTGCCTGAAACAGTTATATCCATACCCCGCCCTCCCCCCAATACACCACACTCTCCTTTTTGAGCCACTCGTCCAATGCTCTACTGCGGGCCAGCCCTACCGACATCCTGGAGGTGCTTGTGCCTGCTCAGCTCATGCCCGCCTTCCTTAGTGGCTTGTCCCGCTGACCTCGTGCGGGTACCCGCTCTCCAGTCCCTGTGACATTGATGCCTGCAATGCTAGTGCCTTTACCCACCCTCCTCAGCCCCTCCTACTCTCGTCCCCATGACACTCACGCCTGCTAAGTTCGTGCCCATACCCGCCCTCCTTTGCCCTTCCTCCTGTGGTGCTCGTGCCCGCAGGGCTCTTGCCACAGCCAACCTCTCCCACTCTCTTTTCTGCACTCTTCGTGCTCTCATCCCCTTGGTAGTGCTCGTTTCTCCTGCACATACATCCCCCTGCTCACCCTCCCTGTTTTTCCTGCTCTCCTCCACTTGTCGGCTCTAATTCCCAGATCACCAGGATCCTCCCATCCCCACAGTTCTCTTTACCATGGTAATGTCTTGTAAACCTCACAACAGAGTTGGCATGGAGTTGGGGCCTCAGgttgttctctctctttgtctctctctctctctttttgtctctctctctctctctctctctcatttttccatTATCTTCCTATCtgactcccccaccccaccccccacactaCACCACACCGTGGTGGCCTGGACCCATTCAACAGGTGGGTGTAGCATCACATCTGAAAGAAAGGCCAGGTGCATCCTCCTCCCATGGGTGGAGAAGAGTATGCAGTCAGGCAATCTCAGCACCTCTAAGGCTCAATCTGGAGCATCTATGTTCACATTCAGCCCCATCCTTTGAGTTTTGACATATATTTGGGTTCTCTACTACTACAATCGAACCCTCTGGAGTACAGCGACGCACGTGCGTGCATGCCCGTGCACgggcgcgcgcacacacacacacacacacacacacacacacacacacaactgcaGGTTGCTTCCCCTGAGGCAGGGGTGGGCAACCTCCAGTttccaaggccacatgtgactctcttACATCCTCAAGAGCTGTCcttcgactgaatccaaacttcacagaacaaatccctttaataaaaggatttgttctgtaaaacttggactcagtcaaaaggctgcactcaaggacctagaaggccacatgtggcctggaggcagaaggttccccactcctacccAAAGGGATTCCAACACACAAAGGCAGGGCCAAAGGACACAGGGCTCACCTAGGAAGTAGAGAGTAATCCTTGGCCCCACACTGAGCTGCCTGTATGCACAATCCTTCTTAGACCTCTGCTCCTGCCTCCTGCCCTACCCATATAGAAGATATAATATATGAGCCAAGGACAGAAGAGCATCAGCCACATTTTCATAGGTTTCTTGCTA is a window from the Notamacropus eugenii isolate mMacEug1 chromosome X, mMacEug1.pri_v2, whole genome shotgun sequence genome containing:
- the F8 gene encoding coagulation factor VIII isoform X2, translating into MSATGICTSRTRAGVPHRLEWSKQRRGASAHQNHVCERQITKCFWEVFFGNVDASGIKDNVFDPPIISQYIRLQPSHFSVRSTLRMELIGCELDSCSLPLGMENRSISDAQVTASSHKASVFANWAPSHARLNLAGRTNAWRPRENGQREWLQVDFWKLMKITAVTTQGVKSILTSMYVKEFVLSSSQDGKHWTFFRQNNEVKIFKGNQDHSSPVVNPVEPPLFARLLRIHPWSWVNHIALRVEVLGCDTQQLY
- the F8 gene encoding coagulation factor VIII isoform X3; translated protein: MSATGICTSRTRVFFGNVDASGIKDNVFDPPIISQYIRLQPSHFSVRSTLRMELIGCELDSCSLPLGMENRSISDAQVTASSHKASVFANWAPSHARLNLAGRTNAWRPRENGQREWLQVDFWKLMKITAVTTQGVKSILTSMYVKEFVLSSSQDGKHWTFFRQNNEVKIFKGNQDHSSPVVNPVEPPLFARLLRIHPWSWVNHIALRVEVLGCDTQQLY
- the F8 gene encoding coagulation factor VIII isoform X4 encodes the protein MSVFFGNVDASGIKDNVFDPPIISQYIRLQPSHFSVRSTLRMELIGCELDSCSLPLGMENRSISDAQVTASSHKASVFANWAPSHARLNLAGRTNAWRPRENGQREWLQVDFWKLMKITAVTTQGVKSILTSMYVKEFVLSSSQDGKHWTFFRQNNEVKIFKGNQDHSSPVVNPVEPPLFARLLRIHPWSWVNHIALRVEVLGCDTQQLY